The genome window GTCATTTCCAGATCCGGAACACTCACATACGAGGTTGTCAACGAACTCACTCTGGCGGGGCTGGGGCAGTCCACCTGTATCGGCATTGGAGGAGATCCCATCGTCGGAACCGGATTTTTAGACCTGTTGGAGAGGTTTGAAGCTGATCCTGAAACCACGGCGGTGGTTCTTATTGGAGAGATCGGCGGGGAGGCGGAAGAAGAGGCTGCTTGCTATATCCAAGACCATATGAAGAAGCCCGTTGTCGCTTTTATTTCGGGACGGTCTGCTCCCAAAGGGAAAAGAATGGGGCATGCGGGAGCCATTATTTCTGGGGGAAAAGGAACGGCCGAGGCAAAAGTCGCAGCCTTTGAAGCAGCCGGTGTGGATGTGGCTGATAAACCCGATGAAATCCCCGGGTTGCTGCTAAAAAAACTAAAGAGAAAAAAATAAACGGGAAGGTATCATATGGTTGAAAAGGGCATTTCCATAGAGAATCTGGCCTACCTTGAGACCCTGTTGGAAGATGGAGCTCTCTCTCCCAGTTGGCGGGAGGAACTGGAAGGTCCTTCTCCAGGATCTCCTCTTCTTCCAGATGCCGGAGCGGACAAGCAAAGTCGTCTCAATGCCCTGATCTGGGCCTATCGGGATGGCGGATACCTCCATGGCCGTCTCAATCCTTTGGGGCATTATATGACCAAAGAGATGAAGTATATTTATCTGACCATGAAAGGCGGGGTGGAGTCTCTAAAACCTGAACAGTTCGGCTTTGATGAGTCAGACATGGAGAAGCCTTTCAGACCGGGACGGTTTTTCAAAGAAGAGTCCCTTCCTCTCAGGGATATCATCAAAAGGCTCGATGATGTGTACTGCGGAACCCTGGGGGCCGAAATCCTTCATATTCAGAACGTTTCCATGCGAAACTGGCTTATCAGCAACATGGAACAGCCTGATAAATCAGTCAGGATCGATGCGGCCCTGCAGCAGGGAATTCAAAAAGATCTCATTCGGGCCGAAGAATTTGAGAAATTTATCAATACCCGTTTTGTGGGACAGAAACGATTTTCTTTGGAGGGGGGTGAGGTCGTTATTCCTGCCCTTAAATATCTGTTTAAGAAATCAATACAACTGGGCATCCGTGAAACTGTTATCGGAATGGCTCATCGGGGCAGGTTGAATGTACTTGTCAATGCCATCAGCAAACCCGCTGCAGAAATCTTTGCCATGTTTCAAAATAATTACCAGCCCTATGTCTATGGTGGTAGCGGAGATGTGAAATATCACATGGGGCAGAGCTGTGACTTTAGCGATGAAGAGGGCCGCAACCTCCATATTTCTCTCGTTTCCAACCCCAGTCATCTGGAAGCGGTCAACCCCGTCGTGGAAGGAAAAACACGGGGCATTCAGCGGAGGAGGAAAGACAGCAACCGCAAAAAAGTCATACCCATTTTGATCCATGGAGATGCCGCATTCTCGGGTCAGGGAATTGTTTATGAAACTCTTAATCTGTCTCAGCTCAAGGGCTACAGGACGGGAGGAACCATCCATATCATCATCAACAATCAGATAGGATTTACAACTGCCTCCAGAGACTCACGGTCTACCTATTTCGCCACGGATGTCGCAAAATCTTTGCCCATTCCCATTTTTCATGCCAATGGGGATGAACCCGAATCTGTGATCAAAGCCATGGACCTGGCCGTCCGCTGGCGGCATAAATTCGGCTATGATGTTGTTGTAGACATCATCTGTTACCGCAGGCTTGGTCATAATGAGGCAGATGAACCGTCCTTCACTCACCCTATCATGTACCAGTTGATCAGAAAGCATCAGTCTGTGATGACCCTTTACGGCAGGGAGCTGGAAGAAAAGGGAATCCTCTCGCAAATTGATCAAGAGGCTTTCAAGCTTTCCTATATCACCGAAATGACTGCCGATTTTGAGGAAGCAAAAGCGTATGGGGATCATCAGTGGAACAATGCCTTCCAAAAGGGTGAATGGAAAGGCATGACTTTCAAGTATTCCTTTGATTTTCCCGATACGGGGGTCTCTCCGGAACGGCTTCGTGCCATCGGGGAAGTCCTGACAATGATCCCAGAGGGTTTTGTCGCACATTCCAAACTGCAGCGTTTTGTAGAAAACAGACGGAAGGCTCTGGATGATAAAAAGGGCATTGACTGGGCTTTTGCAGAATCCATGGCTTTTGGAAGCCTCCTCACCGAGGGGTACCATGTCCGGCTGTCCGGTGAGGATTGCGGAAGAGGCACTTTCTCTCAGCGTCATGCAAAATGGTGGGATGTTTCGGTTGAAAATCCCCAGTCTTATATTCCCTTGAATCATTTGGAAGATATATCACCCGTTCCCAGGAGAATCTTCTCAGTATATGACAGTCCTCTTTCAGAGTTTTCTGTCTTAGGATTTGAGTACGGTTACTCCCTGGCAATGCCCCGGGTTCTGGTGCTCTGGGAAGCTCAGTTTGGCGATTTTGCCAATGGAGCCCAGACCATTATCGATCAATTCATCTGCTCTGGGGAACAGAAATGGTTCCGTTCCAGCGGACTGGTCCTCCTCCTTCCCCATGGGTATGAGGGACAGGGGCCGGAGCATTCCAACGCCTACCTGGAGCGGTATCTCAGCCTCTGCGCCGAAGACAATATGCAGGTTTGCAATCTTACAACGCCGGCACAGTACTTTCATGTCCTAAGAAAACAGATGACTCAGCCTTTTAGAAAACCTCTCATTTTGATGACTCCCAAGAGTCTCCTCAGGCATAAGAGGGCTGTTTCTGATCTTCAGGATCTGGAAGAGGGCCGGTTTCAGACTGTTCTGAAGGATGATCCGAAATACAGAAAAGCCGAGATCATTCTTTTATGCTCTGGGAAGGTTTATTACGACCTCATTGAGAGACGGGACCAGCTGGGAACTGACAGATGCGCCATTTTGAGGCTGGAGCAGATTTACCCCTTTCCGGAGGACCGTCTCAAAGAGATTTTGAAATCTTATCCCTGGGTCAGACAGCTCCGCTGGGTTCAGGAAGAACCCCGTAACAAGGGAGCTTGGTCATTCCTTCAGGAACGGCTCAGCCGTCTGGGAGAAAAAAGATGGTCTTATGTGGGACGCCCGGCTTCGGCAAGTTCTTCTGCGGGAGCTCATGTGAAAGATATGGATGAATTGGAAGAATTCCTCCTAGAAGCGTTTGATGAGGTGAATGATAAATGATTGAACTTAGAATTCCCGAAATGGGAGAATCTGTTACTGGTGGTATCCTAGCGGCCTGGCTCAAGCAGGATGGTGATTTTGTGGCTGTTGGTGAAGAAGTGTTGGAACTGGAAACTGACAAGGCTACCCTGGCAGTCCCTTCTCCCGCCGCTGGCGCTCTGAAAATTCTCATCAGGGAAGATTCAGAAGTAGAGATTGGGCAGCTTGTGGCAGAGGTCGATACCCAGGCAGTAGGCGAGAGTCCTAAACCCCTGATCGATAAAGAGAACATACCCGCAGAAGATCACTACTCTCCCTCTGTCCGTCATGCCCTCCAAACCTATGGTTTAAAATCCATAGAGATGCCGGGGAGTGGTAAAAAAGGACACCTCACCAAAGAAGATGTTCTGGACTATGTCCAAAAGCAGGGGATCAAGGCTGTTCCTCTAAGCGGTTCAAGCACAGAGACTCCTGTCGAAACTCCCGCAGTGACTCCTGCAGAAACTCAAGAGTTCCGCCGTGTAAAAATGAGCCGTATCCGACAGAAAATTGCGGCCAACCTGGTTCAGTCCAAACAGCAGTCGGCCCACCTGACAACCTTCAATGAGGTGGATATGTCTGAGATCATGGAGATCCGGACTCTTTACAAGGATGATTTTTTTAAGAGTAAGGCGGTCAAGCTGGGATTCATGAGTTTCTTTGTCAAAGCCGTTTGTGCCGCTTTAGCAGAGTATCCCCAGCTCAATGCAGTCATAGAGGGAGAAGACCTTCTTTATCGGAACCATCTAAATATCAGCATCGCTGTCTCTACAGAAAAGGGACTGATTACTCCAGTGTTAAAGAGGGCAGAGACCCTGTCTTTTGCTCAGATTGAGTCACAGATCATATCCTTTTCTAAGAGGGCTGCAGAGCGTAAACTCCTGCCCGATGAACTTTCAGGGGGTACTTTCACGATTACCAATGGAGGAATCTTCGGTAGTCTTTTATCCACACCCATTCCCTCTCCGGGACAGTCGGGAATCCTTGGAATGCATTCCATCGTGAAAAAACCAGTTGTTCGTAATGATGAAATTGTTATCCGTCCCATGATGTACCTGGCTTTGACCTATGATCATAGAATTATCGATGGCAGAGAAGCCGTCAGTTTTTTAAATATCCTTAAGAAGGATCTCGAAGATCCCAGGAGGATTCTTATCGATTTGTAATACCCAGAGGTTTTTCCTGAAAACGGGAAAACAATGACACAAGCCATAAGGAGTATGATGATGTCAGAAGAGATGATTCACAAGGGTCTGGAAGGTGTTTTGGTGACTAAAACCAGTATTTGTAAGGTCAATGGTGAAGAAGGCAAGTTGTATTATTACGGCTATCCTATCGATGTTCTGGAAAAGTATTCCAGCTTTGAAGAAACATCCTATCTTCTTCTTTACAGCCACCTGCCCAATAAGGAGGAACTGGCAGATTTTACGACCAAGATGAGATTGGCCCGTCAAATTAGCAATCCCATCTTGGAAATGATTAAGACTTTCCCCCGGGATTCTCATCCCATGGAATTGCTTCAGTCATCCATTAATTTTCTCAGTGGGTATGTGGATCATAAAATTGAACATTCAGCCTATTGTAACTGCCGGCAGACACTGCATCAGATTGCCCAGTTGCCCACAATCATAGCGGCGTTTTACAGGATCAAAAATGGTCTGGAATATGTCCCTCCACGGGATGACCTGAATCATGGTGCCAATTTTCTGTACATGCTCCGGGGAGTTGTTCCGGATAAAGAGGAGGGGGATATCATGGACAAATGCCTCATCCTCCATGCAGAACATGGACTCAATGCCTCCACGTTTACGGCAAGAGTGGTCGCTTCTTCTCTGTCCACCTGTTATTGCAGTATCTCGGCGGCTATTGGTTCCCTCTACGGCTCCCTTCACGGTGGAGCCAATGAGAAGGTTGTGAATATGCTCAAGGAGATCGATTCTGTTCAGGATGTGAGACCATTCCTGGAGGAAGCAGCCCGGACAAAGAGGAAAATCATGGGCATGGGTCACCGAGTCTACAAGGCTATGGATCCCCGGGCTGTCCTGATGGAAGGGTACCTGAAGACCCTATCAACGAAAAAAGGTAATTCTGTGAACTACAATCTCCTCAAAGAAATTCAAAAGGTGTTCAGAGAAATGATGGATGAAAAGGATAAGGCCATCTATCCCAACGTCGATTTCTTTTCTGGGGCCGTGTATGAACTCTTGGGTATACCACCAACCCTGTTTACCCCAATTTTTGCCATGGCCAGGGCACCGGGTTGGCTGTCTCATATTCTGGAACAAAGACAGGATAATAGAATCTTCAGGCCTAAGGCCCTATTTGACGGTCCCTTGGACCGGGAATATCTTCCCCTGGAAGCCCGTTGAACCTTAGGAATCCTGAGTCTGTGCAATTGATAAAAAGGAGTTTGCAATGATATGGGTCTGTAATGCCTGCGGCTATATATATGATCCTTCAGAGGGAGATCCCGATCAAGATATTCCCGAAGGCGTTCCCTTTGAAGAGCTTCCAGATGACTGGGTCTGCCCCGTCTGTGGAGCCCCTAAAACCGAGTTTTCACCAGAATCATCGGAGTCATAAGCCCCGAGGATTCCTCATGGAGAGTTCTCTATTCTTTTGACTTGATTTCCTGCCGGGCGATGATGCCCATCACCTGGTAAACCAGCCTTGCCGTTGTGAATTCGCTAATAAGAGAGCCTTTTAGAGGAGCCAGTTCCACCACGTCAAATCCGATGATTTTGTGCTTCCGGGCAATGGATTCAATCAGGTTCAGGGTCTGGTACCACCCCAGTCCTCCCGGTTCAGGGGTTCCTGTTCCGGGAATGATAGAAGGGTCGAGTCCATCCACATCAATTGTCAGATAGATCTCTTCGGGAAAGTCTTCGGGCAGGTTGAGCTCATTCACGGGAGTGCCAGAACAGAGTTCAAGCGCATCTTTGCCGGGGATTTTCCGGTCTTCTCTCAGTTGTATCTCTTCGGGAGACAGACTTCGAATACCCAATTGATAAATGGGAAAGTCCAGATCCAGAGCCCGCTTCATAACACAGGCATGGCTAAAGGGACTGCCTTGATAGCTGTTCCTCAGGTCTGCGTGAGCATCAATCTGGACAATTCCGGGAATCTTTGTCCTGTAATGGCGGCTCAAAGCCATGAAGACTCCCGTGCTGACCGTGTGTTCCCCACCGAGAACCACGGGAATTCTGCCCTGAAGGAGAATCTTCTCCGTGGCTACGGCAATCCGTCCCAGTACTTTTTGGATGGGTCCCCGGCAGTTTACAGGCGGGAGAGTCTTCAGGCCCGACTCTCCCGGACAGCTCATGCCGTCAAATACCTCTAGATTCTCACTGGCCTTCAGTATGGCCGAAGGTCCCATACGGGTCCCCACGCCATAGCTTACTGACCGTTCGAGAGGAACCGGAAGTATTTGAAACAGAGCGCTGTCGTCACCATTTGGGTATTCGGAAATCAGAAAGGGAGGATACTTTTTAACCCAATTCATCAGCCTAACCGTCCTTTAAAATCGTCATATCCAAAACGCCTGATCACCCTGGTCTGTCGGGTTTCCGGATTATACAGGGCAATGGAAGGGAGGGGGACGCCGTTGAAGGTCGTCGTCTTCACCATTGTATAATGGGACATATCGTCAAATACCAGGCGGTCCCCCGGAAGGAGGGCCTTTTCGAAGGAGTAGATGCCAGCACTGTCTCCGGCCAGACAGCTCCGTCCTCCCAGTGAGGCATCCCAGGCCTTTTCTCCCGGGTTTCCTGCTCCCCATATTTCGGGACGGTAGGGCATTTCAATCACATCAGGCATATGGCAGGATACGGAGGCATCCATAATCACGGCGGGTATTTCGTTTTTTACAACATCAAGTACGGTTGTCACGAGAACCCCCGTGTGGATGGCAATGGCTTCCCCGGGTTCCAGGATGACTTCCACCCCGTATTTCTGGCGGAAATCCCGGATGATACGGATGAGTCCTTCTCTGTCATATCCGGGTTTGCTAATGTGATGGCCTCCACCGAAGTTGACCCATTTCATCTGTTTGATCCAGGGACCAAACTGGTCTTCAATGGCTTTGAGGGTCCTTTTCAGGGGGGCTAGATCCTGTTCACAGAGGTTGTGAAAGTGAAATCCAGAGATACCTTCCAGATCTTCTGGTCTGAATTCATCCTTTATAATGCCCAGACGACTACCCGGGGAAGAGGGATCATACAGTGGGACTTCGGCCTCACTCTGTCTCGGATTCAGTCTCAGGCCGAAGGATGTTTTATCCCTCAGTGGCAAACAGATTTCCTTGTATTTGTTCCATTGATGAAAGGAATTGAAGATCACATGATCTGAGAGGCCTAAAACTTCATGAAGGTCCCCATCTGTGTATCCAGGTGAATAGGTATGCACCTGACCTCCAAATTCTTCACGTCCCAGCCGAGCCTCATGAGGACCACTGGCACAGATGCCCGGGAGGTATTCTTTTATCAGAGGAAAAAGGGGCCAGCAGGCAAAGGCTTTCAGCGCCAGTAAGACGGTGCAGCCCGCTCTGTCCTGTACTTCTTTTAAGAGGCTGAGGTTCCGGCGCAGAGCCCCTTCATCGATGACAAAGCAGGGAGTTGGAAGATCTGCGGGGTTAAATCCTATAAATTGATTTTGGTCCATGGAAGTCCATATCTATTGAGGTCGTTCATAAATGGGTCGGGATTCATCTGTTCAATATTGAACACTCCCGGACGCATCCATTCTCCTGTCATCATCATCTTGGCACCAATCATGGCGGGTACTCCCGTTGTGTAGCTGATGGCCTGACTCTGAACTTCTTTGTAACACTCCTGATGGTCACAGATATTGTAGATGTAGATTTTCTTTTCCTTCCCTTTATGGACTCCCTTGATAATGTTGCCTATGCAGGTCTTTCCCTGTGTGAGGGGCCCGAGGCTGGAAGGTTCCGGGAGGACCGCCTTGAGGAACTGCAGGGGGACAATTTCTTTGCCCTTGTATAGGATCGGTTCTATCCCTGTCATCCCCACATTTTGAAGAACTTCCAAATGGTTCAGGTAATTTTTTGAAAAACTCATCCAGAACTGGGCTTTTTTGAGTGTGGGGAAGTTTTTGGTCAGCGATTCCAGCTCTTCATGATACATGCGGTAAATATTATACGTCCCTACTGATTCAGGACAATCATAACTCCTGGATACGGACATGGGAGGGGTTTCTTTGAAGCTTCCCTCTTCCCAATGACGGCAGGGAGCCGTTACTTCCCGGATATTGATCTCAGGGTTGAAATTGGTAGCAAAGGGCTGTCCATGATCTCCTCCGTTCACATCAATGATATCCAGTTCATGAATCTCATCA of Oceanispirochaeta crateris contains these proteins:
- a CDS encoding rubredoxin codes for the protein MIWVCNACGYIYDPSEGDPDQDIPEGVPFEELPDDWVCPVCGAPKTEFSPESSES
- a CDS encoding 2-oxoglutarate dehydrogenase E1 component, producing MVEKGISIENLAYLETLLEDGALSPSWREELEGPSPGSPLLPDAGADKQSRLNALIWAYRDGGYLHGRLNPLGHYMTKEMKYIYLTMKGGVESLKPEQFGFDESDMEKPFRPGRFFKEESLPLRDIIKRLDDVYCGTLGAEILHIQNVSMRNWLISNMEQPDKSVRIDAALQQGIQKDLIRAEEFEKFINTRFVGQKRFSLEGGEVVIPALKYLFKKSIQLGIRETVIGMAHRGRLNVLVNAISKPAAEIFAMFQNNYQPYVYGGSGDVKYHMGQSCDFSDEEGRNLHISLVSNPSHLEAVNPVVEGKTRGIQRRRKDSNRKKVIPILIHGDAAFSGQGIVYETLNLSQLKGYRTGGTIHIIINNQIGFTTASRDSRSTYFATDVAKSLPIPIFHANGDEPESVIKAMDLAVRWRHKFGYDVVVDIICYRRLGHNEADEPSFTHPIMYQLIRKHQSVMTLYGRELEEKGILSQIDQEAFKLSYITEMTADFEEAKAYGDHQWNNAFQKGEWKGMTFKYSFDFPDTGVSPERLRAIGEVLTMIPEGFVAHSKLQRFVENRRKALDDKKGIDWAFAESMAFGSLLTEGYHVRLSGEDCGRGTFSQRHAKWWDVSVENPQSYIPLNHLEDISPVPRRIFSVYDSPLSEFSVLGFEYGYSLAMPRVLVLWEAQFGDFANGAQTIIDQFICSGEQKWFRSSGLVLLLPHGYEGQGPEHSNAYLERYLSLCAEDNMQVCNLTTPAQYFHVLRKQMTQPFRKPLILMTPKSLLRHKRAVSDLQDLEEGRFQTVLKDDPKYRKAEIILLCSGKVYYDLIERRDQLGTDRCAILRLEQIYPFPEDRLKEILKSYPWVRQLRWVQEEPRNKGAWSFLQERLSRLGEKRWSYVGRPASASSSAGAHVKDMDELEEFLLEAFDEVNDK
- the nspC gene encoding carboxynorspermidine decarboxylase; this encodes MDQNQFIGFNPADLPTPCFVIDEGALRRNLSLLKEVQDRAGCTVLLALKAFACWPLFPLIKEYLPGICASGPHEARLGREEFGGQVHTYSPGYTDGDLHEVLGLSDHVIFNSFHQWNKYKEICLPLRDKTSFGLRLNPRQSEAEVPLYDPSSPGSRLGIIKDEFRPEDLEGISGFHFHNLCEQDLAPLKRTLKAIEDQFGPWIKQMKWVNFGGGHHISKPGYDREGLIRIIRDFRQKYGVEVILEPGEAIAIHTGVLVTTVLDVVKNEIPAVIMDASVSCHMPDVIEMPYRPEIWGAGNPGEKAWDASLGGRSCLAGDSAGIYSFEKALLPGDRLVFDDMSHYTMVKTTTFNGVPLPSIALYNPETRQTRVIRRFGYDDFKGRLG
- a CDS encoding citrate/2-methylcitrate synthase; translation: MMMSEEMIHKGLEGVLVTKTSICKVNGEEGKLYYYGYPIDVLEKYSSFEETSYLLLYSHLPNKEELADFTTKMRLARQISNPILEMIKTFPRDSHPMELLQSSINFLSGYVDHKIEHSAYCNCRQTLHQIAQLPTIIAAFYRIKNGLEYVPPRDDLNHGANFLYMLRGVVPDKEEGDIMDKCLILHAEHGLNASTFTARVVASSLSTCYCSISAAIGSLYGSLHGGANEKVVNMLKEIDSVQDVRPFLEEAARTKRKIMGMGHRVYKAMDPRAVLMEGYLKTLSTKKGNSVNYNLLKEIQKVFREMMDEKDKAIYPNVDFFSGAVYELLGIPPTLFTPIFAMARAPGWLSHILEQRQDNRIFRPKALFDGPLDREYLPLEAR
- the odhB gene encoding 2-oxoglutarate dehydrogenase complex dihydrolipoyllysine-residue succinyltransferase, which produces MIELRIPEMGESVTGGILAAWLKQDGDFVAVGEEVLELETDKATLAVPSPAAGALKILIREDSEVEIGQLVAEVDTQAVGESPKPLIDKENIPAEDHYSPSVRHALQTYGLKSIEMPGSGKKGHLTKEDVLDYVQKQGIKAVPLSGSSTETPVETPAVTPAETQEFRRVKMSRIRQKIAANLVQSKQQSAHLTTFNEVDMSEIMEIRTLYKDDFFKSKAVKLGFMSFFVKAVCAALAEYPQLNAVIEGEDLLYRNHLNISIAVSTEKGLITPVLKRAETLSFAQIESQIISFSKRAAERKLLPDELSGGTFTITNGGIFGSLLSTPIPSPGQSGILGMHSIVKKPVVRNDEIVIRPMMYLALTYDHRIIDGREAVSFLNILKKDLEDPRRILIDL
- the speB gene encoding agmatinase → MNWVKKYPPFLISEYPNGDDSALFQILPVPLERSVSYGVGTRMGPSAILKASENLEVFDGMSCPGESGLKTLPPVNCRGPIQKVLGRIAVATEKILLQGRIPVVLGGEHTVSTGVFMALSRHYRTKIPGIVQIDAHADLRNSYQGSPFSHACVMKRALDLDFPIYQLGIRSLSPEEIQLREDRKIPGKDALELCSGTPVNELNLPEDFPEEIYLTIDVDGLDPSIIPGTGTPEPGGLGWYQTLNLIESIARKHKIIGFDVVELAPLKGSLISEFTTARLVYQVMGIIARQEIKSKE
- a CDS encoding saccharopine dehydrogenase family protein, with product MKKGKVIIIGAGGVGGVVAHKCAQLSDIFEEIVLASRTESKCKAIASQIKRAVRTASVDAENVPELIRFLEKEKPFMVINVALPYQDLTIMDACLATGTHYLDTANYEPRETAKFEYKWQWDYKARFKKAGLMALLGSGFDPGVTNVYTAYAAKHEFDEIHELDIIDVNGGDHGQPFATNFNPEINIREVTAPCRHWEEGSFKETPPMSVSRSYDCPESVGTYNIYRMYHEELESLTKNFPTLKKAQFWMSFSKNYLNHLEVLQNVGMTGIEPILYKGKEIVPLQFLKAVLPEPSSLGPLTQGKTCIGNIIKGVHKGKEKKIYIYNICDHQECYKEVQSQAISYTTGVPAMIGAKMMMTGEWMRPGVFNIEQMNPDPFMNDLNRYGLPWTKINL